In Triticum aestivum cultivar Chinese Spring chromosome 5B, IWGSC CS RefSeq v2.1, whole genome shotgun sequence, the following proteins share a genomic window:
- the LOC123111624 gene encoding uncharacterized protein, which translates to MREGDRKERDDLQTKGGGGAARFDLRDREDEREREKEEHERREKEIGKRRGGRRPTGEDHRKECRRLVVFHRRRRPAPARSGGTLLPGRLDHSLEYCQGWLFVY; encoded by the coding sequence ATGAGAGAGGGTGACCGGAAGGAGCGTGACGACCTGCAGACAAAGGGCGGTGGCGGCGCCGCTCGATTTGATCTGCGGGATAGagaagatgagagggagagagagaaggaagaacaTGAGAGGAGGGAGAAAGAGATAGGAAAGAGGAGAGGGGGTCGACGGCCAACAGGAGAGGACCACCGGAAGGAGTGCCGCCGGCTCGTCGTCTTCCACCGCCGGCGTCGGCCTGCACCGGCGAGGTCGGGCGGGACCTTGCTTCCAGGGAGGCTTGACCACAGTCTAGAG